The genomic region CTGGTATGCACCAGAACCGCCAGCATGAGCATTCTCATCAACGATCACGACCTCGGCACCCGCATCAGCCGCCGCCAGTGCTGCACTTAATCCAGATGCCCCCGCACCGATCACCAGCACATCGCAAAAATCATAATCTTTGGGTGTACGCAGATGTGGCGTATTAAAATCCAGCTTACCCAAGCCGGTAAGACGCCGGAACAGACGCTCCCACAACGGAAACAGCGCCTTGGTATGGAAAGCCTTATAGTAAAACCCGACCGGCAGAAATTTTGCCAGATGATTCAGCCAGCGCCCGCGATCTGCCTGCAAACCGCCAAAGGTGTTTACGCTGCTCAATTGCTGTTGCGCGACCAATGGCTCGACGTCTGCGCGCACATTAAGACGCTGTCCGTCCTGCATCAACGCATTGATATCGTGATTGGCCAGCGACAAGATGCCGCGCGGGCGGTGGTATTTAAAGCTGCGACCAAGCATGCGCACATCGGCTGCCCATAACGCACTGCTGATACAGTCCCCGCGATAACCGCGATAGGGCTTGCCCTCGAACTGAAATTCGACCTCGGTACCGCGGTCTAACCATTCGCCAGATATCGGTTTAAGCCTCACGCTGCACCGCCTTGTAAACTTATTTCGCCAAAAAGAAAACTACGGAGCACCACATCGCGTGCGGTATCACGTTCAGCGATAAACCATGTGGTGGATGGGGTATGGCACCACCATTCAAATTTTATCCCGGGTGCACCGTTGCGATTGAACACGTAATCGGCCCATACGGCATCCGTTACCGTTTGCGCATCGGGCATGGGACGATATTCGCCGCCATAGGTAAATTCGCTGATAGGACGCTCGCCATTAATCGGACAGGTCAGGATTTTCATGGTTAATGCCCCACCGATGCAGCACCCTTCTCGCCCGTCAGCGCATATTGCGCGAAACGGGACAAAGAAAAGCCTTCAATCAGATCATGATTACGGTCATTGGCCAGCGTATACGCCATCGTCTTGCCAGAGATGGGCGTGGCCTTGAAGCCCCAGGTACCCCAGCCTGCGTCAAGATAAAACCCTTCAACCGGAGTTTTACCCATGATCGGCGCAAAGTCCGGCGTCATGTCGGCCATGCCCGCCCATTGCCGCACCACCTTGACGTGCGACAGAAACGGGAACATATCAAGCATGTGCGCAGACAAGCCCTCGACAAAGTCCAGCGTGGAACGGGTAGAATGCAATTCGTAAGGATCGAGCGATGCGCCCATTACCAGCTCGCCGCGTGCACTCTGGCTGACGTAGATATGCAAACTGCCCGACACCAGTATCGGATCCAGCCAGGGTTTCATTGGCTCGCTGACCATGGCTTGCAGCGGGTGAATATAGATCGGCGTGCGCAACCCGACCATGTCGGTAATACGCGGCGTCGAGCCAGCTACCGCACACAATACTTTAGGTGTAGAAATGTAGCCTTTGTCAGTCTGTACACCGCACACCTTGCCAGACTGCACATCAATACCGGTTACCTGAGTTTGCTGGTGGATTTCCACCCCGCGCATACTGGCGCCACGACCGTAACCCCACGCCACCGCATCATGACGGGCAACTGCGCCCGGTGCGTGATACAG from Sulfuriferula thiophila harbors:
- a CDS encoding FAD-dependent oxidoreductase, whose product is MPWRLLRFALSKKHPEPRMFAQPEKLKSSYDAVIIGGGGHGLAAAYYLARDHGMTNIAVLEKGYIGGGNTGRNTTIIRSNYLTPEGVKFYDASVDLWKDLSQDFDLNLFYSTRGHYTLAHTDAAMRTMRWRAEVNKHYGVDSEVVGPEEIRKASPQIDLSCGGHSPILGALYHAPGAVARHDAVAWGYGRGASMRGVEIHQQTQVTGIDVQSGKVCGVQTDKGYISTPKVLCAVAGSTPRITDMVGLRTPIYIHPLQAMVSEPMKPWLDPILVSGSLHIYVSQSARGELVMGASLDPYELHSTRSTLDFVEGLSAHMLDMFPFLSHVKVVRQWAGMADMTPDFAPIMGKTPVEGFYLDAGWGTWGFKATPISGKTMAYTLANDRNHDLIEGFSLSRFAQYALTGEKGAASVGH
- a CDS encoding sarcosine oxidase subunit delta, with translation MKILTCPINGERPISEFTYGGEYRPMPDAQTVTDAVWADYVFNRNGAPGIKFEWWCHTPSTTWFIAERDTARDVVLRSFLFGEISLQGGAA